The Pelmatolapia mariae isolate MD_Pm_ZW linkage group LG2, Pm_UMD_F_2, whole genome shotgun sequence sequence CGATTACTCGTTCAATTAAACCACTGACCCACCTTCTGGATGTGCGTGTCTCTGTTGCTAGGATACACGTGTACGGCACCGCGTGCAGGACAATTCTTACGATGTACAAACTCGCGAATACAAAGGTTCAATAAATATTTGTCCCCCTTCGTCAAAAAAGTATCAGCTTCTCTTAAATCTGTTTAGTTACCGTACATAAAATCTTGCCAAATATCTCAGGGTATAGTAAGAATCACAATAAACATGATGTGGGAGATTATGTTATAGCTCAGTGAAGAAACCTTTTCGTGGATAGCTGTACTTGCATGCCCCCTTTTTGCGTGGCAATAACTATTAACAGTGTTATTCCAGCAGCAGATCTGATAATCAGACTTGTTTTCGTGACTCGTATAGATTTTGCAAACCAAAGTAATTTAAATATGGAGGACTGTCACATTGTGGTACACAGTATAATAAGGGGGCACCTTACCACCCTGGTTGAACTACCAGGATGACAGTGAAAATACTTTAAAGCAACACTTAAATATTACTAAAGTAGACATTAATGCTTTACAAAAGCCATTTAATTGACTACTTGAGGCCTTTTACTGCACATATTTAAAGTTGAGCCTCTTTGTATACAGATCACATCAAACCTTCATACTCTGTAGCATTGCTGCTCTGTGACCTGCTTCTCTCTCTTGACTCAGGGAGTAGGAACAGTAGACCTGACCCTTCATATATTTGAAATCTTATTCATAAAACAGATATAGAGATAAGAGGCTTTTATCATTCAGGGAGCATCTGTAACATGATCTGAAAAGTAACCATTAACTAAAGATATCAGACAATTGAGTAAAAGGTACAAGATCTGAGATCCACAAACTTGCACTTAAATATTACACTAGATCTCATTTGCTTCCTTCTTAAATCAGACTAATACTATTGACTTTTCAAGGGATTGCACAGGTCAGCACCcttgtacctttttttttttcgtatCTTTTCAACTGGTAAATTCCTTCAAGATCATTGAGGTCTGGGGACCAAATGCTCCTAGCTGTCCCAAGGTCCAGATTAAAGCAGAGGAGATTGGCCTTTGCTGTGATTGCTCCTGAAATGTACAACAAACTCCCTCTTCACATCAGGACCTCCCCAACATTAGACACTTTCATAACCAGTTTAAAAACCCACTTTTATTCCTTGGCTTTTAAACCAGAATGAattctattttgttttatttcttactcaaattttctcattttatgctttttttcttaaattttgtCAATTTTATCTcttttgatcattttaaatgtaCAGCCCTTTGATCAacagttgttttaaatgtgctatatgaataaactTTACTTTAACCAACTTATATGAGAACCACCAATATTATACAATGTTCAGAGCAAGACGGGACACATTCTTTCCAAACAGTCTTTTATTTAAAGTTGCTTCAACGAGGATTTCTTATCGAGTTCCAATGGTGACCTGCCACACTCTGATCAGGTTGTCAGTGTAGCCAGCAAACAGGGTCTGTAAAGAAACGGAGAACACAAAGTCAATGCTTATCAACcaatttctgccattttatagtccGATCATATTCAGATAACTGTTTTTAGTGCCCCTCATATTTGCAGGACTGTCACCAGTAGACATCAGAGGTAAAAGTGAATGGGAATAATCACTGGGGTAAAACACTAAAAGCACCTCTTCTGACAGTGAGACATGCTTAATATGTTTTTCTTACCTGTCCATCAGCAGACCATGCCAGGGAAGTACACTGTGGGGGTTCGGCCTTGCTGTTTGTGCTGATCACTTCCTGTCTCAGCTCGTCCACAATGATCTTGCCCTCCAGATCCTACATGAAAAAAAGAGCCAAGAGGTAGTGCGATCACTAACAGGTATAAAACAGTGACTGAAGCTGAGCACCAAAATTTATTATTAAACTAACAAACGAGGTTAGAGCTCAGAAACAGCCTCTGGTTTTCATCATAGAATACAGCTGGCATGTTAGGTTACATCACTGCCCTTTACAACTTTAATTTTTAACACACAGACTGATACCAGAGTGTGAAGCCTTACCCAGATCTTAATGCTGGGTCCAGTGGCGGCACAGAGCCAGTAACGGTTGGGGCTGAAGCAAAGGGCGTTGATCACATCACCGCTGTCCAGGGTGTAGAGGTGCTTGCCTTCATTCAGGTCCCACAGCATAGCCTGGCCATCCTAATGTGGAAGACAGAAGATGTCCTTCAGTTCAAACATCTTTGTGTAACATTTAAAGCACGCAGTCACTTTTAAAAATCTTCAGCACTAATGATGATCTCTTTAAGGTGCAGGAATCACTCAGTAACAGCCTCTGGtgtcatcaatattaaaacagatGCATGTAAAGAATACATCATTGTTGAAACCTGCAGGCTTTAATTTACTCCTATTAAGTggaataaaaatgatttaaaaaaaagacattcagTTAAACTCTGCCTTACCTTTCCACCAGATGCACACAGGGAGCCATCAGGAGACACGGTCACTGTGTTCAGGTAGCCAGTGTGACCAATGTGGTTGGTCTTCAGCTTGCAGTTGGCCAGGTTCCACACCTATGAGCAAGGGGCACACTATGTTAGGCCTGCACTGTTATAAGTGCCATCGTGTCAGCCTATCTGAGCTTTGCTCTCATAAATAATTCTCATCACCGAGTTCAGTTTAGCCAtgcaaaaagtttttaaatcacTGAGCAAACCACACAACACCAAGTTTCCACAAAGGTAACATACCTTAACCATCTTGTCCCAGCCACAGGAGACGATGATGGGGTTGCTGCTGTTGGGGGAGAAGCGAACACAAGACACCCACTCAGTGTGGCCCTCATCCTGCAAAATAAAGAGCTTTGTGAATTCTCAAAGCCAGATTATGAGTTATGCTGGTATTAAATACGTCACGTGATGCTATTTGGTTTGTGCCCTcatcaatagttctcatcaaCGAGATCAGGTAATACATGCAAAATTTGTAATAATCATAGAGCAGACAAACCACataacaaagttttatcatCTGCCAGATCATTTTATCATAATCAGGCAAACAAGGTGGGGAAAATGTAGATGTCAACAATAAAGTGCCATCTAGTTGCTTTACATTAAAGCTAGCATCTTTAACTGTGTTAAGTGTCTCATTCAAAATAATATTAAGGCATTAAGAACTGGCTGATAACTGCAGGAGAGCATTAGATGGAAGTTCACCTGGATGGTGTacttgcagactccaagagtgTTCCACAGCTTGATGGTCTTGTCCCGGGAGCCAGACACGATCTGGCGGTTATCAGCAGAGAAAGCCACGCTCAAAACATCCTTTGTGTGTCCAACGAATCGGCGGGTGGTGAGACCACTAGGAAGAAAAATATGCAGGCATTTCAGATCAACTAAATTACTGCACACCTTAGCATAACCAATCAATGCATGCCTGCTGCCACTGCATCCAAATACTACTGATGAGTCCAAGGCCTAGACATTAATTTAAGagccagaaaaaaaattactacaCCAGTTTttcttgtgtctttgttttacaaTGTGAACActgacactgaaaaaaaatgaataaaaaatacaactcaagATTTTAAAGCTGTGGATGCACAATCCAGCAAACCTGGACCATCTGCACATTTATTACCATCACTGTTTTCAGCATAGATCTTAGGCAGTGAAATGGTGTGCACACCCAAAAGCCAGCTGTTTGAGGCCATTCAAGAAACACCAATGTTGCTGCTCAACTGAGTTTTCAGtgataaaagaaatgaaaaatcaaGGAAAACACAATGGCCAGAGGTGAAGAAAAGGACAAACTATGTGGTTTGGGTTCACAAGTAGTCTGTGAAATCACCAAAGAATGCAGCTACACTTACAGTTTCTTCCATACTACTTGCCCATAATCTGTTAAGCAAAAAAACCCTCTTGTTTTCTGACTTTGCTCCCACACAGTAACAAAAATCAGCTAAATTATGTTCAAACTTCCATTTCCCCTTGATTTTGTGAGTCCAGTGTGCAAATTCAGTAACAGCAGCTGATGGATGTGTGATTTTCTGAGCTCATACTAAGGAAAGAGGATAGGTGATGGGTTTGACAGAACCTGTGCCTGTCTGAGCACAGACCTTCTCCCCATTACCTTTGTGGTGGTTCTGTCTACGCGAGGTCGATCAGACTGCTGAAAAGTCAGTGTGACCTGATCTAGACAACTTAGGCTTTGTTGGTATCAGATTTCATCTACTGATGGTATAGAGAACAATTTGATATTCTGAAACTAAGAAAACACTTCATGTGTAAGACTATTTTTGGCATATAACAGATCTGAGAAACTAGCACTAGGCCTCTTCAAACTCAAGTgattcttaaaaataaaatgtcatttagAAGACTTGGCTTTTCACCTGTACTTCTAAACATCTGCCCAGGGGTAAAGACTCCCTGCACTTACGTGGTGAGATCCCACAGGCGGAGGGTCCCGTCCCAGGCTCCAGACAGGGCAAACTGTCCATCAGAGGAGATCACAACATCACTCACAAAGTGAGAGTGACCCTTCAGGGAGCGCTGGGGGATACCGTAGTTGGTTTCATCACGGGTCAGTTTCCACATGATGATGGACTTGTCTGAAAAAAAGCAACACGTTTTCATGTCTCCACGTCCAATATTCATTCAGGAAATGAATACTTTAAGCATCAGCATGCATCTATTGCTAGCACTACATGCACACCTGTTAAACTTCGGATCCACGGGCTCAGTCTACGAAGGTTAGGAGGGTTTTGTTGctaaataattacatttattcAGGTAACTAAACGTGCTATAACCCTCCTAACAAGTATGGACATCAACGGGTCTGTTACAGATGACGACAGATAGCGCTAGCGAGCTTAGCTAACCTGCTTCTTTCCAGCTAGTTAggatcttttttatttaaaagtttgAGTCCTCTTTATCTAATATTACGTGGTTACTCGTGTTTTATCTGCTCCTTACACACCAGTTTAAGTATCTGCCTCACATTACAGCGGCAGCAGCTAGCTTAATAATGCTATCTGAGCCATGTTGGCGCAACCGGCGGGGGAAGCCTCACCTCGGGACGCCGACAGGATCATATCGGGGTACTGGGGCGTAGTGGCGATCTGGGTGACCCATCCACTGTGCCCCTTTAGGGTCCCCCTCACTGTCATCTGCTCGGTCATTTTGGCGAGGTTCGGTGGTGCCTTTTGCAAGGATGGATTCGGATTTTTCAGAGGTCCGGGAAAACCTAGGTCCTCATCGCATCTAGGCACAGAGGAAAAGGAAGTTCAGACCCGGATGCAAAAACTAAGAGGGGGTGAGAGGCCCGCGGAGGATTCTGGGATATGTGAACTTCAGCCCATTACACAGCGACGTGTGTAAAAAGAAAcgaaaagaaaacctcagtCTAGTATGTGCTACAGATTATGTTAAATTCATGATCTCTTTGTACGTCATATTTAGTAAAAGTTTTGATAAAAATGGTCCTCAAAAAGCCccgaaaacaaacaaacatgtaaaaCAATAATCATAAAAATGTATCAAGGCACGtttttcataataataataataataataataataataataaataaataaataaaacacaaaacgcaGTTATAGTAATTTTTGTTAATGCTCTCTACCCAAATAGAAATTGAGCTTAATTCATGTAACGTCTAATACTTGTATTTACGTACAACCTATTTTATTGCtcatcaaagaagaagaagaagaagaaaaggaattGTTGCCTGGCTCTAAATGCTTTCAATACTTAATACAGTTATGTATTTCCTaattagttttcatttttatttcatattgacgtattgtttttaattcagtttagtttcaggttgttttttttttttattgcttccaaatgtttagtttagtttttaatagATTAAGTGTTAGTTTTAGTCTCTTGTTGTATGGAGGACATATGCCAGACGCAAGGTTTAGGAAAATCACTACAGGTattcaaataaaaacttttttaaaaaacaaaacaaaaaccaattaactctttttagtttagtttttgtatTAGCCAGGTCTGTGTTGTATATATCAGCTTATTTTTCATGGTATGAAACTGTGAGCAGCAgaattcattctttttttattatacagTGTGTGAATTCTTCCACTTCAGTGATTGAATTaaggattattttattttgatctgGATTCTAAtctgtatttttcttcttcacttcttCACTTTATATTGTcattcagaattttttttttttacacccgttgagtttttttgtaattgttCAGACGTGTGTGAAGCTTTGCTTTTAATTATAGCACCCTCTAGGGGCGAAATGTTTTGTCACAGGCGCGGGTATTTAATCCTGAGTGATTGTGTATATGTCAGATGCTCATGACAGACCTAatcaaagatgtttttttttaactgtttattttaCCAAAAGACAGAGCTCCTCAGAAACACTTCTTTGATACTCAAATTTCATATCAAAGTGCCTGCTGTCAAAGAGTGTAGACAGCAAGAGCTCAGTAATCAGTGAAGTGTACCATATGTAAACATTGGTGTAATCACAACGAACGATCTAATGGTTCAGCTCCATTACAGCATctcagaaaatatttaaaaatgaaataattgtaGTCTTAGATGATTTGACatagaaataacaatttaacataacATTTAACATAGAAATAACAATGGCACATCTTTCCACGC is a genomic window containing:
- the rack1 gene encoding small ribosomal subunit protein RACK1; the encoded protein is MTEQMTVRGTLKGHSGWVTQIATTPQYPDMILSASRDKSIIMWKLTRDETNYGIPQRSLKGHSHFVSDVVISSDGQFALSGAWDGTLRLWDLTTGLTTRRFVGHTKDVLSVAFSADNRQIVSGSRDKTIKLWNTLGVCKYTIQDEGHTEWVSCVRFSPNSSNPIIVSCGWDKMVKVWNLANCKLKTNHIGHTGYLNTVTVSPDGSLCASGGKDGQAMLWDLNEGKHLYTLDSGDVINALCFSPNRYWLCAATGPSIKIWDLEGKIIVDELRQEVISTNSKAEPPQCTSLAWSADGQTLFAGYTDNLIRVWQVTIGTR